CTTGGGTAGAGTCGACTTCTTGGGTACAGTCGTCTCCCTGGGTAGAATCATCTTCTTTGTCGATTTGGTCGAAAATGTCTTCTTCAGGGCCGTTCCAATCAGAAGGGATTTCCCCCAGAGAGAGACCCTCAAGAGAGACCTCCTCGGGCTCCTCCTCGCGAGGAAGCGCCTCTTCTTGAGGGAGTGCGTTGACGCTGTTCTGAACTGCTAATCCACTCATTCTTGACATGATCCAAGAGAGAATTACAGATGTTGGCTCAGCTCAAAAGCCGGACTCGATGGCTCCGGGCCAAAACAGAGCAATGTCCGGTGGTCACCAGGCCATGGCGGAGGGTGAGTGGGTTGTGGCTGGAGTGTAATCGGACAAAACAAACGGAAATGCGGTCCCCAACGTGTTGCCCGATCACTTGAACCTGGGGAGCGAGCTTCCGCCGGGCttgataaaaaaaaaaccgatTCTTGAGCGCACTAATCCCATACAAATACTCGCAAGTTCCTACCGCCCTCTAGCTTAACATCTTTtacccccatcccacccccatccgGCGCGCCATCTTCGGGGGGATCCGACCCGTTGTGATAAAAACGACGGCTGGTCATGGGGCTCCCAGTTGTCTTCCCGGTCCGCATGATACAACCTGTGCCTGAGGGGGTCCAAAGACTGGCGGCATAGCGGGCACTTGTGGGTAGATGTCTGAATTATCCAAGGGGCGAGACACCTACCTGTTACAAGGGCTAGGAGGAGGCTATGCCAGAGTATTCAGGGAGTGTGCATACGATGAAAGAGGTAGTGCCGGCAACTCAGAACCATGACTAAGATTCTCGCGCTTTtggcgtcgtcgtcaaacATGTCATCTAGACAAATGGTGCAGGATTTTGTCCCTTGATTGATAGCTCAATCTGCTGCTTCTTTCCGGGGCCGGGTTCTGCAAGTTGAGATATGGTGTCAATAAAGCGACGGATTGCGtctgggggagggcgagTGCTCTGGAGAAGGCGATCCCAGTTGGTGGCCATTTGGTGTCGATGCCCACCTTCAACATGAGACGGGATAGACCTGGTCAATAAATGCATACGAGGGTAGAGCTGCTTGACATGCGTGGTTCTGAttggtcgtggttgttgtctcGGAGCGGCAGGGCTCTATTGGTTGGGGGTGTCTTCAGGTGTGAGATGTGACAGAAATTGGTTCACAACAGCAGGCAGTCTTAAAACCCAAGAGGCTGAGAAGTCATGGTTGTAGTAACCTTTGGTGTGGCTGAATGAAGGCGTAATTAAAACGTGGTCGTCTGAGTGTGCTCAACTGGCTACCTAGGTAGAACACGAGCAGATGGCACAAACGCCTATCGCTCAACAACTGATGAATCCGATGGCTGTTTTGAATCACCGCCggcctggccagcaggaGAGATAAATATCTGAGAGTCATGGAGCAGAGGGCGCGGCCTCGTGTTCCTGTCTTTCAGGCACCAAAACCCCTTGTCTTGCAACAGCTTCTCGCCTTTATTTCCGCTTATGTTCCGCATGCAGCATCTGCCTGGACACCTGGGGAATATTAACAACTCCAAACACATTCATATCACCCAAAGGAAACCCACCCAACACTGAAAACAAAGCCGTTGGATAAGACTACTTTagccctcccaccccccctctaaCTAAAGTAACCTGCTACCTTGCTGAGCAAACCCCCACGCTGCATCAAGGCAagtctctctcctcccttctctTTCCTCCCGAAACTCAAAGTGAAAACCGCCGCCCTGGGTATCGCACCATGAAAGAAACCGCAAAACGCCAGCCATGctccttgatgatgagagaaaGGAAATGCATGCCACCCTTCTATCACCTTATTCCATATCCGTTGGCCGAAAAAGTTGACGATAATGACACcgcagaagaaaagaagacggccaagaaagaaaaggcgAGAAGTCGAGAGAAAAAAGCCCCTCAACCATCAATATGGTACGGCTCAGCAGGGTGATCCCCCCCAggaccaccacggccaaaCCTGCGATTAGTCCGAACAGGACCAACCCTCGACCCAGGAAGGACGTTGCCCCGAGAAGGCGTCATCGGAGCCTGAGCAACCTCCCCATTCAAGCCCTGAACCGTCGTGGCAGCCTGTCGAAGACCCGACTGACCAACACTCTCAACCgccccatcctccctcttgaTCATCACAGCATTGGTGCTGCTCTCGCTATTCTCCGGCACACTGCTTATGCGTCCCACGCTCGCAAGGTAATGCAGCCTCTGCATCTGGGCGGGCGTCTTCTCATAAAACTCGGAGCGCGGCTTGATGATCATTACCGGAACATTGTCACCTATGGCCCAGTTCCAGTCACCCAGCATGCGGATCAAAGTCCAGGAGATCCCAAAGTCCCCCTTCTCAAGGACGGTGCCCCATTCCTCTGGGAGGGGTGTGCCCCGGCGGTTGAGGCAAAAGATgtagaagaggaggtgggcaACGAGGAAGCGTCGCATAGGGGATTCCTTGGGGGTGTTCTCAAAGACAAAGGCGACGTCCTGCATGCTGAGACAGACGTGATCGGCAGAGGCAGGGCCCAGGTAATCGTAGAGGACATCAACGCAGGCGTTGCGGAGGCCGACGCACTCGAATTTGTAGCCGAGAACATAGACACCGAGGCTGGTGTCAAAGAGTTAGCAGGTGACCAAAGTGATTATAAATCAGCAAAAAATCATACTAATCACGGATAGTGGCACTCTCCCCTTCAGAATCTTCGTAAGGAGCCGGGAGCCGAAACGAGCCCGTGTTGCCAGAGAGAGCAAAAGCATTGCCATAGCCCCAACGCAGAAAGATGTTGAAGAGCTTGGGGTCGACATCAGGAAG
This window of the Podospora pseudoanserina strain CBS 124.78 chromosome 3, whole genome shotgun sequence genome carries:
- a CDS encoding hypothetical protein (COG:S; EggNog:ENOG503P1ID), which gives rise to MPRPAANFFDPSWFAGRIVTIYLGPDLQARNVHEKLLTQNSPFFTRLLSGGTRATLTSGEGLAGPASPASYQDLGQTQASVQQPHGFGQAQGLSPASSPANTPTSQNEEPIRLPDVDPKLFNIFLRWGYGNAFALSGNTGSFRLPAPYEDSEGESATIRDYLGVYVLGYKFECVGLRNACVDVLYDYLGPASADHVCLSMQDVAFVFENTPKESPMRRFLVAHLLFYIFCLNRRGTPLPEEWGTVLEKGDFGISWTLIRMLGDWNWAIGDNVPVMIIKPRSEFYEKTPAQMQRLHYLASVGRISSVPENSESSTNAVMIKREDGAVESVGQSGLRQAATTVQGLNGEVAQAPMTPSRGNVLPGSRVGPVRTNRRFGRGGPGGDHPAEPYHIDG